The Procambarus clarkii isolate CNS0578487 chromosome 57, FALCON_Pclarkii_2.0, whole genome shotgun sequence genome has a segment encoding these proteins:
- the LOC123745041 gene encoding uncharacterized protein — MKGIQIALFYVALAFPPGRVNATTYRLDDLQKLHLAEGNVPKSVNFTIKKTAPSGMVKTEVYGTATGLFLKDLLFEHIETTLQMSLNVSVMPNPPEIPEWLEKEYLMVEKVFQKFLTAGKEYYSLLNPNWVADTEARWPQLKRVVKEVGTLIEQPTFQNFRATLLAARALVKAINRKGKRLYLDMDVDYNPIYKFQIFGSLEHFKLALDELDSAMDDFFSPNYLARMKLDKISDLTTKLMNALMKRYSSIKPTGACSTITQEIDKMHTIILNLDYNDLRSRRDHLISLSARLNRGLQLVVEALSHDSEAVIAYLDYATASLLMATCDHLKTLTRTLLQPLQDLKEIMLVLKHAEMESGNPVNVERFDPIFLEESIDMLKSNKPIDLRIAVKVMGTAFTEAAYRLFEAFTLHLRRLQERLTKNSTNLKDSNVEIADTIPSSFTELKDGDSKIEETVPEIQTVPCNCGVSQPLLRPNMVLPIFVLLEKEDGENMPTDGPDPLRSQNIKEAIPKIWEMVKGFQPDSILEEFETLGAQVMEVSAVYLKEVYDTGLVRVIVVLGKTNWRETGGDQHEVPRVKSESAPAGLPETPLSISRMSVKDKATGKNTLGAAKNALPMQRKPSRSKMVGKSCTKETCEPDASLQELVVEREELAVLGQV; from the exons ATGAAAGGTATACAAATTGCCCTCTTCTATGTAGCCTTGGCCTTTCCTCCTGGCCGGGTTAACGCTACGACATATCGACTCGATGACCTTCAAAAGCTACATTTGGCTGAAGGCAATGTTCCAAAGTCGGTGAACTTTACTATTAAAAAAACGGCTCCGTCTGGAATGGTTAAAACTGAAGTGTATGGGACGGCTACTGGTCTCTTCCTTAAAGACCTTCTCTTTGAGCACATTGAAACTACACTGCAAATGTCTCTTAACGTCTCGGTAATGCCTAATCCTCCTGAAATTCCAGAATGGTTAGAGAAAGAATACTTAATGGTAGAGAAAGTGTTTCAAAAGTTTTTAACCGCCGGTAAAGAATATTACTCTCTATTAAATCCAAACTGGGTGGCCGATACCGAGGCGAGATGGCCACAATTAAAACGGGTGGTAAAAGAGGTTGGAACTCTGATAGAACAGCCAACATTTCAGAACTTTAGGGCGACACTGCTCGCCGCCAGAGCCCTCGTGAAAGCCATAAACCGGAAGGGTAAGAGGTTGTATCTAGATATGGATGTAGACTATAATCCAATATACAAGTTTCAGATCTTTGGAAGTCTAGAACACTTTAAGTTGGCTCTAGATGAACTTGACTCTGCTATGGATGATTTCTTCTCTCCTAATTACCTGGCACGTATGAAACTAGACAAGATCTCAGATCTTACGACAAAACTGATGAATGCTTTAATGAAAAGATACTCTTCAATAAAACCCACAGGTGCTTGTAGTACAATCACGCAAGAAATAGATAAAATGCACACAATTATCTTAAATCTTGACTACAATGACTTGCGTTCCCGAAGAGACCACTTAATCTCGCTAAGTGCAAGACTAAATAGGGGACTACAATTGGTTGTTGAAGCTCTAAGTCACGATTCTGAGGCTGTGATCGCTTACCTCGACTACGCTACGGCGTCCTTGTTGATGGCTACTTGCGACCACTTGAAGACCTTAACTAGAACTCTATTACAACCATTACAAGACCTGAAGGAAATAATGCTGGTGCTTAAACATGCAGAAATGGAGAGCGGGAATCCCGTTAACGTAGAAAGGTTTGATCCAATCTTCCTTGAAGAAAGTATTGACATGTTAAAGTCGAATAAACCCATTGACCTTCGAATTGCTGTTAAGGTAATGGGCACAGCATTTACAGAAGCTGCCTACAGACTTTTCGAGGCGTTTACACTCCACCTACGCAGACTTCAAGAAAGACTAACAAAAAATTCTACAAATTTAAAAGATTCAAATGTTGAAATCGCGGATACTATACCAAGTTCTTTTACTGAACTAAAAGATGGAGATTCAAAGATCGAGGAAACTGTACCAGAAATTCAGACGGTTCCCTGTAACTGTGGCGTCTCGCAGCCGTTGTTGCGTCCTAATATGGTGCTACCGATCTTTGTCCTTCTGGAGAAAGAAGACGGAGAGAACATGCCTACAGATGGCCCAGATCCTCTCCGTAGTCAAAATATTAAAGaagctataccgaaaatatgggaaATGGTAAAGGGCTTTCAACCTGACAGTATACTTGAAGAATTTGAAACTCTAGGCGCACAAGTAATGGAAGTGTCTGCAGTGTACTTAAAAGAAGTATACGACACGGGTCTCGTAAGAGTCATCGTCGTACTAGGAAAGACTAACTGGAGAGAGACCGGTGGCGACCAGCACGAGGTACCTCGCGTCAAATCAG AATCTGCACCTGCTGGACTACCAGAGACACCCCTAAGTATTTCCCGCATG TCTGTTAAAGACAAGGCAACTGGAAAGAACACTTTGGGTGCGGCGAAGAACGCCCTTCCAATGCAGAGGAAACCTTCCAGATCAAAGATGGTGGGAAAGTCTTGTACAAAAGAGACCTGTGAACCTGATGCCAG CTTGCAGGAACTGGTGGTGGAGCGTGAAGAGCTTGCTGTCCTGGGGCAGGTGTAG
- the LOC123745040 gene encoding uncharacterized protein isoform X1, which produces MAGLRLWLVSTLVCGWLTLTLQGHTGALHEESRQEVDDPAKLPYLTQEDNGIMVTVLMTGFVLRQWLYWVISIVPSYTKELDSGEAPAWIRREYRIFKDVQQDVDKGVESIAPKSPFIPKSLKEFQFADTTKEKFDSPNITFTIDKSVHLLDKIFSSPPAPEHFGFIMDHYAENLDQLLGTTRLRELFGIVKITDENLVGYIDWVKEEVISAFGELKRQLIKRYSSGKLVGSKTDIVNAMDKIFIIFWRVHSNPGLLGDTLKTGVKMHSLKDLAITTLGAVKGALDYYQIELKMTASVDSVPLALIVPELHRNPTAHLPADFIKKLLRQRREPRGTNLAKYSTNDLFKILGKYEVEKTFVIFTVVVNSLTHHAWLDIEKHMGLLIEAYQKIGGAQASNFTLDIPTLKRLLQSKGQGHFGLPEDFLRIIKNLGWKKSRGIRTLGSLPSIFPDYQARGGFWSVLRAFFGYKVAVDEADNAVVVTPEENLDEINKFDYLSLGCPLEADPDCPLHDERNRPIVPVYQGSPPPTVQPTGKYATRMTMDTTLLEIEDVKFWEDYIGDLRKLGSSVVAASSWEEARTGLGLSVTHHQPTDNGTLVNATIIEMMKCLTGPMCADCKTYVKYQSGEPLCCYACLTRRNYLEIEEDRCVCYYGPYAPSKSVV; this is translated from the exons ATGGCGGGGTTACGGCTGTGGTTGGTATCAACCCTAGTGTGTGGGTGGCTGACGCTGACCCTCCAAGGACACACTGGAGCCCTCCATGAAGAGTCTCGCCAGGAAGTCGACGATCCTGCGAAACTACCGTACTTGACCCAAGAAGACAATGGTATTATGGTAACTGTGTTAATGACTGGCTTTGTACTAAGGCAATGGTTGTACTGGGTAATTTCCATAGTTCCCTCTTATACTAAAGAGTTGGATAGTGGAGAGGCCCCTGCGTGGATTAGGAGGgaatatcgtatatttaaagatGTGCAACAAGATGTTGATAAAGGGGTCGAATCGATTGCTCCAAAATCGCCCTTCATACCAAAGTCCCTGAAAGAGTTCCAGTTTGCTGACACTACTAAAGAAAAGTTCGACAGTCCTAACATTACGTTTACCATCGACAAAAGTGTCCACCTATTGGACAAAATATTCTCTTCTCCTCCTGCTCCTGAACACTTCGGCTTCATTATGGATCACTACGCTGAGAATCTCGACCAACTTCTAGGCACAACGCGCTTACGCGAGCTGTTTGGGATCGTAAAAATTACAGATGAGAATCTTGTAGGGTATATTGACTGGGTTAAGGAAGAAGTGATCTCTGCATTTGGAGAGTTGAAAAGACAACTTATCAAAAGATATTCTAGTGGGAAACTCGTGGGTTCGAAAACGGATATTGTTAACGCGATGGATAAAATATTCATAATTTTCTGGCGCGTTCACAGTAATCCTGGTTTACTAGGAGACACGCTTAAAACTGGGGTTAAAATGCACAGCCTGAAAGACTTGGCCATTACTACTCTGGGTGCTGTTAAAGGCGCACTAGATTACTACCAAATAGAACTCAAAATGACTGCCAGTGTTGATAGCGTACCACTAGCCCTAATTGTACCAGAGCTACATCGTAATCCCACTGCtcatctgccagcagactttataaAGAAGCTCCTTAGACAGAGGAGGGAACCCAGAGGTACTAACTTGGCAAAGTACTCTACTAACGATTTGTTTAAGATACTTGGAAAATACGAAGTGGAAAAAACATTCGTAATATTCACTGTTGTGGTAAATTCCCTAACTCACCATGCATGGCTTGACATTGAAAAACATATGGGACTGTTAATAGAGGCGTATCAGAAGATCGGTGGCGCTCAGGCCTCTAACTTCACTTTGGACATACCTACGCTGAAACGCTTACTTCAGTCGAAAGGACAGGGACACTTTGGACTCCCTGAAGACTTTCTTCGTATAATTAAAAATCTGGGGTGGAAGAAATCTCGAGGTATTAGGACTCTTGGCTCTCTCCCAAGTATCTTTCCTGATTATCAGGCTAGAGGAGGCTTCTGGAGCGTACTGAGAGCTTTCTTCGGCTACAAGGTTGCTGTTGATGAAGCTGATAATGCTGTTGTAGTAACGCCTGAAGAGAATCTAGATGAAATTAATAAATTCGATTATTTGAGCCTAGGCTGCCCTCTTGAAG CTGACCCAGATTGTCCCTTACATGATGAAAGGAATCGACCAATAGTTCCTGTGTACCAG GGATCACCACCGCCTACAGTACAGCCCACTGGTAAGTATGCAACACGAATGACCATGGATACAACTTTACTAGAGATCGAAGACGTAAAATTCTGGGAGGACTACATTG GAGACCTAAGGAAGCTAGGCTCCTCCGTTGTGGCAGCCTCCTCATGGGAAGAGGCTCGCACCGGCCTCGGACTATCAGTGACCCATCACCagcccacagacaatggaacgctCGTCAATGCAACGATTATAGAG ATGATGAAGTGCTTAACGGGACCAATGTGCGCGGACTGTAAAACATATGTAAAATACCAATCTGGAGAACCGCTCTGCTGCTATGCCTGCTTGACTAGGCGAAACTACTTGGAAATCGAAGAAGATAGATGTGTTTGCTACTACGGCCCGTATGCTCCCTCGAAGTCGGTCGTTTAA
- the LOC123745040 gene encoding uncharacterized protein isoform X2 — protein sequence MAGLRLWLVSTLVCGWLTLTLQGHTGALHEESRQEVDDPAKLPYLTQEDNGIMVTVLMTGFVLRQWLYWVISIVPSYTKELDSGEAPAWIRREYRIFKDVQQDVDKGVESIAPKSPFIPKSLKEFQFADTTKEKFDSPNITFTIDKSVHLLDKIFSSPPAPEHFGFIMDHYAENLDQLLGTTRLRELFGIVKITDENLVGYIDWVKEEVISAFGELKRQLIKRYSSGKLVGSKTDIVNAMDKIFIIFWRVHSNPGLLGDTLKTGVKMHSLKDLAITTLGAVKGALDYYQIELKMTASVDSVPLALIVPELHRNPTAHLPADFIKKLLRQRREPRGTNLAKYSTNDLFKILGKYEVEKTFVIFTVVVNSLTHHAWLDIEKHMGLLIEAYQKIGGAQASNFTLDIPTLKRLLQSKGQGHFGLPEDFLRIIKNLGWKKSRGIRTLGSLPSIFPDYQARGGFWSVLRAFFGYKVAVDEADNAVVVTPEENLDEINKFDYLSLGCPLEADPDCPLHDERNRPIVPVYQGSPPPTVQPTGDLRKLGSSVVAASSWEEARTGLGLSVTHHQPTDNGTLVNATIIEMMKCLTGPMCADCKTYVKYQSGEPLCCYACLTRRNYLEIEEDRCVCYYGPYAPSKSVV from the exons ATGGCGGGGTTACGGCTGTGGTTGGTATCAACCCTAGTGTGTGGGTGGCTGACGCTGACCCTCCAAGGACACACTGGAGCCCTCCATGAAGAGTCTCGCCAGGAAGTCGACGATCCTGCGAAACTACCGTACTTGACCCAAGAAGACAATGGTATTATGGTAACTGTGTTAATGACTGGCTTTGTACTAAGGCAATGGTTGTACTGGGTAATTTCCATAGTTCCCTCTTATACTAAAGAGTTGGATAGTGGAGAGGCCCCTGCGTGGATTAGGAGGgaatatcgtatatttaaagatGTGCAACAAGATGTTGATAAAGGGGTCGAATCGATTGCTCCAAAATCGCCCTTCATACCAAAGTCCCTGAAAGAGTTCCAGTTTGCTGACACTACTAAAGAAAAGTTCGACAGTCCTAACATTACGTTTACCATCGACAAAAGTGTCCACCTATTGGACAAAATATTCTCTTCTCCTCCTGCTCCTGAACACTTCGGCTTCATTATGGATCACTACGCTGAGAATCTCGACCAACTTCTAGGCACAACGCGCTTACGCGAGCTGTTTGGGATCGTAAAAATTACAGATGAGAATCTTGTAGGGTATATTGACTGGGTTAAGGAAGAAGTGATCTCTGCATTTGGAGAGTTGAAAAGACAACTTATCAAAAGATATTCTAGTGGGAAACTCGTGGGTTCGAAAACGGATATTGTTAACGCGATGGATAAAATATTCATAATTTTCTGGCGCGTTCACAGTAATCCTGGTTTACTAGGAGACACGCTTAAAACTGGGGTTAAAATGCACAGCCTGAAAGACTTGGCCATTACTACTCTGGGTGCTGTTAAAGGCGCACTAGATTACTACCAAATAGAACTCAAAATGACTGCCAGTGTTGATAGCGTACCACTAGCCCTAATTGTACCAGAGCTACATCGTAATCCCACTGCtcatctgccagcagactttataaAGAAGCTCCTTAGACAGAGGAGGGAACCCAGAGGTACTAACTTGGCAAAGTACTCTACTAACGATTTGTTTAAGATACTTGGAAAATACGAAGTGGAAAAAACATTCGTAATATTCACTGTTGTGGTAAATTCCCTAACTCACCATGCATGGCTTGACATTGAAAAACATATGGGACTGTTAATAGAGGCGTATCAGAAGATCGGTGGCGCTCAGGCCTCTAACTTCACTTTGGACATACCTACGCTGAAACGCTTACTTCAGTCGAAAGGACAGGGACACTTTGGACTCCCTGAAGACTTTCTTCGTATAATTAAAAATCTGGGGTGGAAGAAATCTCGAGGTATTAGGACTCTTGGCTCTCTCCCAAGTATCTTTCCTGATTATCAGGCTAGAGGAGGCTTCTGGAGCGTACTGAGAGCTTTCTTCGGCTACAAGGTTGCTGTTGATGAAGCTGATAATGCTGTTGTAGTAACGCCTGAAGAGAATCTAGATGAAATTAATAAATTCGATTATTTGAGCCTAGGCTGCCCTCTTGAAG CTGACCCAGATTGTCCCTTACATGATGAAAGGAATCGACCAATAGTTCCTGTGTACCAG GGATCACCACCGCCTACAGTACAGCCCACTG GAGACCTAAGGAAGCTAGGCTCCTCCGTTGTGGCAGCCTCCTCATGGGAAGAGGCTCGCACCGGCCTCGGACTATCAGTGACCCATCACCagcccacagacaatggaacgctCGTCAATGCAACGATTATAGAG ATGATGAAGTGCTTAACGGGACCAATGTGCGCGGACTGTAAAACATATGTAAAATACCAATCTGGAGAACCGCTCTGCTGCTATGCCTGCTTGACTAGGCGAAACTACTTGGAAATCGAAGAAGATAGATGTGTTTGCTACTACGGCCCGTATGCTCCCTCGAAGTCGGTCGTTTAA